A DNA window from Mesoplasma coleopterae contains the following coding sequences:
- a CDS encoding BspA family leucine-rich repeat surface protein, which produces MNKLISFLAAATLVTNGVILAVSCNSILVGDKLEKIHVKTLEKNLQDLLKSKTEQKWEVKDLQFEINQKYGEEQITVQETQTEVKEMTDGVYNQNWKFIGNGELNDKSSYIGEITLIHDWKMYKVLAASEIQAAANKVKGDYVTLEAAQSAIENEILSITGVKSVKFETNNYNLTNEQVKFSVELDENYKLDGSNTFTVDIRIGKKEIINYNSLKQTFEESINEGMNDSEVVNALKNIHKPNGVKTISVYKKQLNEIENAVFEVNITIDEDNYTISSTHFEIEVKVDNKEIIDTKELSMLLNKLSILSFNTSSETDLEKTIEYIIKMNTSSEVFELIQFSITEGKIIVSPKNNIKYKLSNEIEVNLNEWTNNSKNQSTIYYDNETEAFVAINFANEKEPSVREIDTETIYQIGYNFQGQVPIMPSKIRQINNYLPSGATNLTNMFYQCFEFNQDLSLWDTSNVTSLYGTFHEASKFDGNITSWNTESVTLMSYTFAKASQFNKDISKWKTEKVTMMDHMFENALSFNQNLSSWNVYNVINIDDFDVKTGNWKLARPKFDNSRNIEIINSELYSLVNDNEHKNKAWNKEELQQAVDKKYGAGKIVVIIYSLSKNQHLDVEFHEDTWMFIGQWSLSNKRLEYSNSTSIKHNWNVNVVSINEIENLLNNFLTEETPENQAIEEYKKFSASGIKVISSLKEDKDDKFIKVKLELIDSTYKWNDSNFNGEFKVISDKIIFMKNIDTTRIYELYDQVVKKDFTVNSNYKFLDLTKSIAYLNLSEEEFNAIDFKLFTLNNASGIVDIKIKDQYKNYYTLSGGEKRVSYYMAELGRDGLKQETIAEDSKGNIQVYPPTVSLENKNDGIKVYQIGIDYYQEAFVIGRLPENLEKISPYLPIEITSLYSAFFNLKKFNDPNIKQWNVSRITNMNATFGGATSFNQDISGWNTSNLNSMNNMFKGAVNFNQNLGFWNVNKVKSYENFDSNTKAWVLQKPLLAKY; this is translated from the coding sequence ATGAATAAATTAATAAGCTTTTTAGCAGCAGCAACTTTGGTAACAAATGGTGTTATTTTAGCTGTGTCATGCAATTCTATTTTGGTAGGGGACAAATTAGAAAAAATTCATGTCAAAACACTTGAAAAAAATTTACAAGATTTATTGAAATCAAAAACCGAACAAAAATGAGAAGTAAAGGATTTACAATTCGAAATTAATCAAAAATATGGTGAAGAACAAATAACAGTTCAAGAAACACAAACTGAAGTAAAAGAAATGACTGATGGTGTTTATAACCAAAATTGAAAATTCATAGGAAATGGAGAGCTAAATGATAAAAGTTCTTATATAGGTGAAATAACTTTAATTCACGATTGAAAAATGTATAAAGTTTTAGCTGCAAGTGAAATTCAAGCTGCAGCTAATAAGGTTAAAGGCGATTATGTAACTTTGGAGGCTGCTCAATCTGCAATTGAAAATGAGATACTAAGTATAACAGGTGTTAAATCAGTTAAATTTGAAACAAATAATTACAATTTAACAAATGAACAAGTTAAGTTCAGTGTTGAATTAGACGAAAATTATAAACTTGATGGGAGCAACACATTTACTGTTGATATAAGAATTGGCAAAAAAGAAATTATTAATTATAATAGCCTAAAACAAACTTTTGAAGAGTCGATAAATGAGGGTATGAATGATTCAGAAGTTGTTAATGCTTTAAAAAATATTCATAAACCAAATGGAGTTAAAACAATATCAGTATATAAAAAACAGCTAAATGAAATTGAAAATGCAGTTTTTGAAGTCAATATAACTATTGATGAAGATAACTATACTATTAGTTCAACGCATTTTGAAATTGAAGTTAAAGTTGATAACAAAGAAATAATTGATACAAAAGAATTAAGCATGTTATTAAATAAATTATCTATTTTATCATTTAATACTTCTAGTGAAACTGACCTTGAAAAAACTATTGAATATATTATAAAAATGAATACATCATCAGAAGTATTTGAATTAATCCAATTTTCAATAACAGAAGGAAAAATAATTGTCTCTCCTAAGAACAACATTAAGTATAAATTATCTAATGAAATTGAAGTAAATTTAAATGAATGAACAAACAATTCAAAAAATCAAAGTACTATTTATTATGACAATGAAACAGAAGCTTTTGTAGCTATAAATTTTGCTAATGAAAAAGAGCCTTCAGTCAGAGAAATTGATACTGAAACTATTTACCAAATTGGTTACAATTTTCAAGGCCAAGTACCTATTATGCCATCAAAAATTAGACAAATTAACAATTATTTACCAAGTGGTGCAACAAACTTAACAAATATGTTTTATCAATGTTTTGAATTTAATCAAGATTTAAGTTTATGAGATACTTCAAATGTTACTTCTCTGTATGGAACTTTCCATGAAGCAAGCAAATTTGATGGAAATATAACTAGTTGAAATACTGAATCAGTAACATTAATGTCATATACATTTGCAAAAGCCTCTCAATTTAATAAAGATATTAGCAAATGAAAAACAGAGAAAGTTACAATGATGGATCATATGTTTGAAAATGCTCTTAGTTTCAATCAAAATCTAAGTAGTTGAAATGTTTACAATGTAATTAATATTGATGATTTTGATGTAAAAACAGGAAACTGAAAATTAGCAAGACCGAAATTTGACAATAGTAGGAATATTGAAATAATTAATTCAGAATTATACTCATTAGTTAATGATAATGAACATAAGAATAAGGCTTGAAATAAGGAAGAATTACAACAAGCAGTAGACAAAAAATACGGTGCAGGTAAAATAGTTGTTATTATTTATTCTTTAAGCAAAAATCAGCATTTAGATGTAGAATTTCATGAAGATACATGAATGTTTATTGGTCAATGATCTTTATCAAATAAAAGATTAGAATATTCAAACTCAACTTCTATAAAACATAACTGAAATGTTAATGTTGTTTCTATTAATGAAATAGAAAATCTTTTAAATAATTTTTTAACAGAAGAAACACCAGAAAATCAGGCAATTGAAGAATATAAAAAATTTAGTGCTTCTGGTATTAAAGTTATAAGTTCTTTAAAAGAAGATAAAGATGACAAATTTATTAAAGTTAAATTGGAACTTATTGATTCAACTTACAAATGAAATGACTCAAATTTTAATGGCGAGTTTAAAGTAATAAGTGATAAAATAATTTTTATGAAAAATATTGATACAACAAGAATATATGAATTGTATGATCAAGTTGTAAAAAAAGATTTTACAGTTAACTCAAACTATAAATTTTTAGACTTAACCAAATCAATAGCATATTTAAATTTATCTGAAGAAGAATTTAACGCAATTGATTTTAAATTGTTTACTTTGAATAATGCGAGTGGTATTGTTGATATAAAAATTAAAGATCAATATAAAAATTACTATACACTTTCAGGTGGAGAAAAAAGAGTAAGTTACTACATGGCAGAATTGGGTAGAGATGGCTTAAAACAAGAAACAATAGCTGAAGACTCGAAAGGAAATATTCAAGTTTATCCGCCCACTGTTTCACTTGAAAATAAAAATGATGGTATTAAAGTTTATCAAATAGGTATAGATTATTACCAAGAAGCATTTGTAATAGGTAGATTGCCCGAAAACTTAGAAAAAATTTCTCCATACTTGCCAATTGAAATAACTTCTTTATATTCAGCATTTTTTAATTTAAAAAAATTTAATGATCCTAATATAAAACAATGAAATGTGTCAAGAATAACAAACATGAATGCAACTTTTGGCGGAGCTACGAGTTTTAATCAGGATATAAGTGGGTGAAATACATCAAATTTAAATAGTATGAATAATATGTTCAAGGGCGCAGTTAATTTTAATCAAAATCTAGGATTTTGAAATGTGAATAAAGTAAAATCTTATGAAAACTTTGATTCCAATACAAAGGCATGAGTTTTGCAAAAACCTTTATTAGCTAAGTATTAA
- a CDS encoding LacI family DNA-binding transcriptional regulator — MNKERKITYHDISKKANVAIGTVSRYFNGEKISDKTRIKIDNVLKEINYVPNFAASTLRKKSSDIYVVTPSSENETINMPLINGIKFELNLRNINFFQFMSSPNPEMYEKDIKYINQRNPLGIISFMPKKINTSLIKTLKEIKSSEIITYNYEIEGVKHHCINFPEIFKNLAEKIDEKLPNNNIAFLGIKNADTLNQKMFQEVHNNFINGIKKSSVTFHYLEKNDFSLITQWMEKTAEYCPANIVVCETHVLSVSLYEFLYRNNLRDKFIISDIGKDDFSQKMVDADIKITIDYFKVGRQIVKSFFGETTTKEQIYKISFK, encoded by the coding sequence ATGAATAAAGAAAGAAAAATAACCTATCATGACATTTCTAAAAAGGCAAATGTGGCTATTGGTACTGTTTCAAGATATTTTAATGGTGAAAAAATTTCTGATAAAACAAGAATTAAAATTGATAATGTTTTAAAGGAAATAAATTATGTTCCTAATTTTGCAGCATCAACCTTAAGAAAGAAAAGTTCTGATATTTATGTTGTAACTCCTTCTTCAGAAAATGAAACAATAAATATGCCTCTAATTAATGGTATTAAATTTGAATTAAATTTAAGAAATATTAATTTTTTTCAGTTTATGTCATCACCAAATCCAGAAATGTACGAAAAAGATATTAAATATATAAATCAAAGAAATCCGTTAGGAATAATTTCTTTTATGCCTAAAAAAATAAATACTTCTTTGATTAAAACTCTTAAGGAAATAAAGAGTTCAGAGATAATAACATATAATTATGAAATCGAAGGAGTAAAACATCATTGTATAAATTTTCCAGAAATTTTTAAAAATTTAGCAGAAAAAATTGATGAGAAACTCCCGAATAATAATATTGCATTTTTAGGTATTAAAAATGCCGATACATTAAATCAAAAAATGTTTCAAGAGGTTCACAATAATTTCATAAATGGAATTAAAAAAAGTTCAGTCACTTTTCACTATTTAGAAAAAAATGACTTTTCATTAATAACTCAGTGAATGGAAAAAACAGCAGAATATTGCCCAGCAAATATAGTTGTTTGTGAAACTCATGTTTTAAGTGTATCTTTGTATGAATTTTTATATAGAAACAATTTAAGAGATAAATTTATAATATCAGATATAGGAAAAGATGATTTCTCTCAAAAAATGGTAGATGCAGATATAAAAATAACTATTGATTATTTTAAAGTTGGAAGGCAAATTGTTAAATCTTTTTTTGGTGAAACAACAACAAAAGAACAAATTTATAAAATAAGTTTTAAATAA
- the gpmI gene encoding 2,3-bisphosphoglycerate-independent phosphoglycerate mutase: MNVKKPVILAILDGWGIEEAGAGNAVANADQKFVKEMMGMYPWVKAHASGEWVGLPEGQMGNSEVGHIHLGAGRINMESLAKLNHEVKVDGFSTNEVLVDTFKYVQENNSALHLMGLFSDGGVHSHMNHMISMYKAAVKFGLTNIKFDLITDGRDTAPKVAEQYINQLLQVIKDNNNIGEIASISGRYFAMDRDKRFERSAAAYTTITERKVDQPKFTDPIEYVKAAYENGLDDEMIVPAYNASVVDSELKANDAMIFTNFRPDRAIQMASIMTNNNYPAWNDEAFKGIEFIGDKIRFVSTMKYADSVTSPFIAYPPTPLTNTLGEYISSLGLKQLRIAETEKIAHVTFFFDGGNDYFKNGLAKPEEITLPHASIDLISSPKVATYDLKPEMSAVEITDKLLEEVKKDEFDLIILNFANCDMVGHTGNNDATVKGVKVLDEQLKRIHDEFVLKHNGVMVITADHGNAEIMIDENGGPNKKHTTSLVPIIVTDKTIELSNFDPAIAKVAPTILDIMGLEIPKEMTQPSMIIKK, from the coding sequence ATGAATGTTAAAAAACCTGTTATCTTAGCCATTTTAGATGGCTGAGGAATTGAAGAAGCTGGTGCTGGTAATGCAGTTGCTAATGCTGATCAAAAATTCGTAAAAGAAATGATGGGTATGTACCCATGAGTTAAAGCACATGCTTCAGGTGAATGAGTAGGTTTACCAGAAGGGCAAATGGGTAACTCAGAAGTAGGACATATTCACTTAGGTGCTGGAAGAATCAACATGGAATCTCTAGCAAAATTAAACCATGAAGTTAAAGTTGATGGATTTTCAACAAATGAAGTGTTAGTAGATACTTTTAAATATGTTCAAGAAAATAATAGTGCGTTACATTTAATGGGATTATTTTCAGATGGTGGAGTTCACTCACACATGAACCACATGATTTCAATGTATAAAGCAGCTGTTAAATTTGGTTTAACAAATATTAAATTTGATTTAATTACTGACGGTAGAGATACAGCTCCAAAAGTTGCTGAACAATATATCAATCAATTATTACAAGTTATTAAAGATAACAACAATATTGGTGAAATAGCTTCAATTAGTGGAAGATACTTTGCGATGGATCGCGATAAAAGATTTGAAAGAAGTGCAGCAGCATATACAACAATTACTGAAAGAAAAGTTGACCAACCTAAATTTACTGATCCAATTGAATATGTTAAAGCAGCATATGAAAATGGATTAGATGATGAAATGATTGTGCCAGCATACAATGCAAGTGTTGTTGATTCAGAATTAAAAGCAAATGATGCAATGATTTTTACAAACTTCCGCCCAGATCGTGCTATTCAAATGGCATCAATCATGACAAACAATAATTATCCAGCGTGAAATGATGAAGCATTCAAAGGTATTGAATTCATTGGAGACAAAATTAGATTTGTTTCAACAATGAAATATGCAGATAGTGTAACTTCACCATTTATAGCATACCCACCAACTCCATTAACTAATACTTTAGGAGAATACATTTCAAGTTTAGGATTAAAACAATTAAGAATTGCTGAAACTGAGAAAATTGCTCACGTTACTTTCTTCTTTGATGGAGGAAACGATTACTTTAAAAATGGTTTAGCAAAACCTGAAGAAATTACTTTACCACATGCAAGTATTGATTTAATTTCTTCACCAAAAGTTGCAACTTATGATTTAAAACCAGAAATGTCAGCTGTTGAAATTACAGATAAATTACTAGAAGAAGTTAAAAAAGACGAATTTGATTTAATTATCTTAAACTTTGCTAACTGTGATATGGTTGGACATACAGGAAATAATGATGCAACTGTTAAAGGTGTAAAAGTTTTAGATGAACAATTAAAACGTATTCATGATGAATTTGTCTTAAAACACAATGGTGTAATGGTTATTACAGCTGATCATGGTAATGCAGAAATCATGATTGATGAAAATGGTGGACCAAATAAGAAACATACAACAAGTTTAGTACCAATTATTGTTACTGATAAAACAATTGAACTAAGTAATTTTGATCCAGCTATAGCTAAGGTTGCACCAACAATTTTAGATATTATGGGATTGGAAATTCCTAAAGAAATGACTCAACCTTCAATGATTATTAAAAAATAA
- a CDS encoding Cof-type HAD-IIB family hydrolase — protein sequence MNEIKLLVLDMDGTSYHKMGNIIESNIKPLQDAIKTGTKVAFVTGRPVLAKPNNLKAHNLAEENAILIGCNSGCIYDLNTEKVLKSSPIKSDQAKQLFEEVKNTDTILWGYVDDLNTVILSRKVNDVYNEECHWEGRFFDGEYLIYEDVKDNFNFNFFKILGFNGNYDLYEKFEKDFNLNIATNDGKIAEINAPGINKKFAIDWLSEYFNIPLENIAAMGDGMNDLPMIEHAGIGVALKNSEPKIKEVAQVYIDKENTEGAVAEFVNKYILNK from the coding sequence GGAAATATTATCGAATCTAATATTAAGCCATTACAAGACGCTATTAAAACTGGTACTAAAGTAGCTTTTGTTACTGGAAGACCAGTTTTAGCAAAACCAAATAATTTAAAAGCTCATAATTTGGCCGAAGAGAATGCAATTTTAATTGGATGTAACTCTGGATGTATTTATGATTTAAATACTGAAAAGGTTTTAAAAAGTAGTCCAATTAAATCTGACCAAGCTAAACAATTATTTGAAGAAGTTAAAAATACAGATACAATTCTATGAGGATATGTTGATGATTTAAATACAGTTATTCTTTCAAGAAAAGTTAATGATGTTTATAATGAAGAATGTCATTGAGAAGGAAGATTTTTTGATGGAGAATATCTAATCTATGAAGATGTTAAAGATAATTTCAATTTTAACTTTTTCAAAATTTTAGGATTCAACGGTAATTATGATCTTTATGAAAAATTTGAAAAAGATTTCAATTTAAATATTGCAACTAATGATGGAAAAATTGCTGAAATCAATGCGCCAGGAATTAACAAAAAATTTGCGATTGATTGATTATCAGAATACTTTAATATTCCATTAGAAAACATTGCTGCAATGGGTGATGGTATGAACGATTTACCAATGATCGAACATGCTGGAATTGGAGTAGCTTTAAAAAATTCAGAACCAAAAATTAAAGAAGTAGCCCAAGTATATATAGATAAAGAAAACACAGAAGGTGCTGTTGCAGAATTTGTTAACAAGTACATTTTAAATAAATAA